In Limnohabitans sp. TEGF004, the genomic window GGGTGACCCAAAGAAATGCCAGAGCCGTTGGGGTTGACTTTGGCAGGGTCGAGGCCGAGTTCTTTGCTCACGGCGCAAGCTTGTGCAGCAAAGGCTTCGTTGGCTTCAATCACGTCCATGTCGTTCGTGGTCAGGCCAGCTTTTTGCAAAGCGAGGCGAGACGCCGACACAGGGCCCATGCCCATGATTTTTGGGTCGAGGCCTGTGTGGGCGTAAGACACCAAACGTGCCAATGGCTTTGCACCACGCGCTTGCGCCGTTTTAGCGTCCATCAAAACCACAGCGGCAGCTGCGTCATTGATGCCTGATGCGTTACCGGCGGTGACCGTACCGTTTTCTTTGATGAAAACTGGCTTCAACTTGGTCATGTCTTCGAGCTTGCAGTTGGGACGGAAGTGCTCGTCAGTTGCGTAGGCCACATCGCCTTTTTTGCTCTTGAGCATCACAGGCAGGATTTGGTCTTTGAAGTAGCCAGCCTCTGTGGCGCGTTGGGCGCGGTTGTGGCTTTCGACGGCTGCTGCATCTTGCATTTCGCGGGTGATGCCAAACTTGGCCGCCACGTTTTCAGCAGTCACACCCATGTGAATGTTTTGGAAGGGGTCGTGCAAAGCGCCCACCACCATGTCGACCATCTTGGTGTCGCCCATGCGTGCGCCCCAGCGTGCGCTGAGAGACGCGTAAGGGCCGCGGCTCATGTTTTCTGCGCCGCCGCCAATGGCGATGTCGCAGTCACCCAGCATGATGGCTTGGCTGGCAGACACGATGGCTTGCAGGCCCGAACCACACAAACGGTTCACGTTGAAAGCGGGCGTGCCTTCGGCGCAACCGCCGTTGATGGCCGCCACGCGAGACAGGTACATGTCTTTGGGTTCTGTGTTGACCACATGGCCAAACACCACATGGCCCACATCTTTGCCTTCGACGTTAGCGCGTGCCAATGACTCGCGCACCACTTGGGCGGCCAGCTCGGTGGGGGGAATGTCTTTCAGGCTGCCGCCGTAAGTACCAATTGCTGTACGAACACCGCTGACCACAACTACTTCACGCATTTCTGTCTCCAGTTATAAAAGTTAGAACCAAATGAGTTTGCGCCGTTTGGGCTACAGATGTCTTACGTTTGAGGCCCTAAAACGTAGGGGTTTGCCGCAGACCAAGCCACGGGTGCGCTGAAAAACAGCGGTTCTTCTGTAAACGGGTGTGGAAATCCAATGTCTTGCGCGTGCAGCATCAGGCGCGGTGTGAGCGCTTTGATTTCTGGCGGCGCATACAGCGAATCGCCCAGCATGGGGTGCCCAAGGCTTTGCATGTGAACGCGCAATTGGTGTGTGCGACCAGTGAAGGGCTCTAGTTCAATCAAGCTGGCCGTGTTGCCCGCTTGCACCATGCGCCACAAGCTCAGGCTGGGTTTGCCGTCAGGATGAATGATGTGAATGGGGCGACGCTCCCAGTCGAGCATGATGTTGCCTTCAATGGCTCGCCAACCGTCTTCGTTGGTGGGCACATGCGTTTGGGTGAGCAGCGGGTTGCCTGCTACCACCGCCATGTAGCGCTTGCTCACCTGACGTGTTTCAAACAAGCGGCTGATGCGGCGCTGCGCCTCAATGCCACGCGCCATCACGATGAGGCCCGAGGTGTCTTGGTCGAGGCGGTGCACCACCAGTGCATCGGTGTAAATGTCTTGCACACGCTTGGACAGGCAGTCTTGCTTTTCAGGCCCACGGCCCGGCACAGACAGCAGGCCGCTGGGTTTTTCGAACACCAGCAGGTGTTCGTCTTCGTAAATCGGGTTCATGTTTAGGTAGCGCGAGCCTGTGTTTGCTCAAGCACCACATTTGAGGTGGGTCTAGCCACGCAGGGCAGCACATAACCCTCGGCTTTTTCTTCGGCACTCAGGCCTGGCCACTCGATGGTGTAGGTCACTTCGCCGCTCACAAGGCGGCACACGCAGGTGCGGCACGTGCCATTGCGGCAAGAGCTGGGTAGCTCGATGCGTGACATCTCGGCGGCTTCTAGCAAAGTGAGGTCACCCTCGACGTCGTATTGCAGGCCAGCGGGCTCCACCTTGACGGTGAAGATTTCAAAATTCTCTGGGGCAGTCATGCTTAGATGGTTAATTCGAGGCGGTTAATTTCGCTTCCGCTTTGTCCAGCACCAACGCAAGGTTGTCTAGCAAATCGGTTTGGCTAAATGAGCAGCTTTCTTCGCTGAACAAAGCGCTCGATTCCAGTCGGTCTACCAGCTCTA contains:
- a CDS encoding RluA family pseudouridine synthase, whose product is MNPIYEDEHLLVFEKPSGLLSVPGRGPEKQDCLSKRVQDIYTDALVVHRLDQDTSGLIVMARGIEAQRRISRLFETRQVSKRYMAVVAGNPLLTQTHVPTNEDGWRAIEGNIMLDWERRPIHIIHPDGKPSLSLWRMVQAGNTASLIELEPFTGRTHQLRVHMQSLGHPMLGDSLYAPPEIKALTPRLMLHAQDIGFPHPFTEEPLFFSAPVAWSAANPYVLGPQT
- the bktB gene encoding beta-ketothiolase BktB, with product MREVVVVSGVRTAIGTYGGSLKDIPPTELAAQVVRESLARANVEGKDVGHVVFGHVVNTEPKDMYLSRVAAINGGCAEGTPAFNVNRLCGSGLQAIVSASQAIMLGDCDIAIGGGAENMSRGPYASLSARWGARMGDTKMVDMVVGALHDPFQNIHMGVTAENVAAKFGITREMQDAAAVESHNRAQRATEAGYFKDQILPVMLKSKKGDVAYATDEHFRPNCKLEDMTKLKPVFIKENGTVTAGNASGINDAAAAVVLMDAKTAQARGAKPLARLVSYAHTGLDPKIMGMGPVSASRLALQKAGLTTNDMDVIEANEAFAAQACAVSKELGLDPAKVNPNGSGISLGHPIGATGALITVKALYELQRINGKYALVTMCIGGGQGIAAIFERL
- a CDS encoding 2Fe-2S iron-sulfur cluster-binding protein, with the protein product MTAPENFEIFTVKVEPAGLQYDVEGDLTLLEAAEMSRIELPSSCRNGTCRTCVCRLVSGEVTYTIEWPGLSAEEKAEGYVLPCVARPTSNVVLEQTQARAT